A region from the Chelmon rostratus isolate fCheRos1 chromosome 6, fCheRos1.pri, whole genome shotgun sequence genome encodes:
- the LOC121608058 gene encoding methionine aminopeptidase 2-like isoform X1: protein MRHFISRSLIMAELQPQHEVEPQLLNGDDLNEDREDADASESVKKKRRKKKRKKTAAPAGTNEAEGDGEAGGVGDVTKQLEQQTLEDKEREEDGEEDGDEGENSAGKKKKKKKKKKGLKGQTDPPSVPICELYPSGDFPKGEECEYPPSKDGRSAAWRTTSEEKRALDRANEEMWSDFRQAAEAHRQVRSYVRSWIKPGMTMIDICERLEDCSRRLIKENGLKAGLAFPTGCSINHCAAHYTPNAGDPTVLRYDDICKIDFGTHINGRIIDCAFTVTFNPKFDRLLEAVKDATNTGIKFAGIDVRLCDVGETIQEVMESYEVEIDGKTYQVKPIRNLNGHSIGQYRIHSGKTVPIVKGGEATRMEEGEAYAIETFGSTGRGAVHDDMECSHYMKNFNVGHVPIRLPRAKHLLNVINENFGTLAFCRRWLDRLGESKYLMALKNLCDLGIIDPYPPLCDIKGSYTAQYEHTILLRPTYKEVVSRGDDY from the exons ATGCGTCACTTCATCTCTCGGTCGCTGATCATGGCGGAGCTACAGCCACAGCATGAAGTGGAGCCTCAACTTCTCAATGGGGACGACTTGAACGAGGACAGAGAAGACGCAGACGCCTCAGAATcagtgaagaaaaagagaagaaagaagaagaggaaaaagaccGCCGCACCAG CAGGGACAAATGAGGCTGAGGGGGATGGAGAAGCCGGAGGTGTTGGTGATGTGACAAAACAGTTGGAGCAGCAGACGCTggaggacaaagagagggaggaggatggagaagaaG ATGGAGATGAGGGAGAGAACTCAgctggaaaaaagaagaagaagaagaaaaagaagaaaggat TGAAGGGACAGACTGACCCTCCCTCAGTCCCTATTTGCGAGCTCTATCCCAGCGGAGACTTTCCAAAGGGAGAGGAGTGTGAATATCCACCATCGAAAGACGG GCGCAGTGCAGCGTGGCGGACCACCAGCGAGGAGAAGCGGGCGCTGGACAGGGCCAACGAGGAGATGTGGAGTGATTTCAGGCAGGCGGCCGAGGCCCATCGGCAGGTCCGCTCGTATGTCAGGAGCTGGATCAAACCGGGGATGACCATGATTGACATCTG TGAAAGGCTGGAGGACTGCTCCAGGAGGCTCATCAAAGAAAATGGGCTAAAGGCTGGCCTGGCCTTTCCAACTGGCTGCTCAATCAACCACTGTGCTGCCCACTACACTCCAAACGCAGGAGACCCCACCGTGCTGCGCTACGACGACATCTGCAAAATTGACTTTGGAACGCACATCAACG GTCGAATAATAGACTGTGCCTTCACCGTCACTTTCAATCCAAAGTTTGACAGGCTGCTGGAGGCTGTGAAAGATGCAACTAACACTGGCATTAAG TTTGCAGGGATTGATGTGCGCCTGTGCGATGTTGGTGAGACCATTCAGGAGGTCATGGAGTCTTACGAAGTGGAGATAGATGGGAAAACATATCAAG TGAAGCCAATCAGGAACCTCAATGGCCACTCTATCGGACAGTACAGGATACACTCAGGGAAGACAGTCCCTATTGTGAAAGGCGGAGAGGCCACGAGGATGGAG GAAGGTGAAGCTTACGCCATTGAGACATTTGGCAGCACAGGAAGAGGTGCAGTCCACGATGACATGGAGTGCTCACATTACATGAAAAACTTCAACGTTGGACACGTACCAATAAG acttCCAAGGGCTAAACATCTGCTGAATGTGATCAATGAGAACTTTGGGACCTTGGCCTTCTGCCGCCGCTGGCTGGACCGCCTGGGCGAGAGCAAGTACCTGATGGCGTTGAAGAATCTGTGTGACCTCGGCATCATAGACCCGTACCCGCCTCTCTGTGACATCAAGGGCAGCTACACCGCCCAGTACGAGCACACCATCCTACTCAGGCCCACCTACAAGGAGGTAGTGAGCCGGGGAGACGACTACTGA
- the LOC121608058 gene encoding methionine aminopeptidase 2-like isoform X2: MAELQPQHEVEPQLLNGDDLNEDREDADASESVKKKRRKKKRKKTAAPAGTNEAEGDGEAGGVGDVTKQLEQQTLEDKEREEDGEEDGDEGENSAGKKKKKKKKKKGLKGQTDPPSVPICELYPSGDFPKGEECEYPPSKDGAAWRTTSEEKRALDRANEEMWSDFRQAAEAHRQVRSYVRSWIKPGMTMIDICERLEDCSRRLIKENGLKAGLAFPTGCSINHCAAHYTPNAGDPTVLRYDDICKIDFGTHINGRIIDCAFTVTFNPKFDRLLEAVKDATNTGIKFAGIDVRLCDVGETIQEVMESYEVEIDGKTYQVKPIRNLNGHSIGQYRIHSGKTVPIVKGGEATRMEEGEAYAIETFGSTGRGAVHDDMECSHYMKNFNVGHVPIRLPRAKHLLNVINENFGTLAFCRRWLDRLGESKYLMALKNLCDLGIIDPYPPLCDIKGSYTAQYEHTILLRPTYKEVVSRGDDY; this comes from the exons ATGGCGGAGCTACAGCCACAGCATGAAGTGGAGCCTCAACTTCTCAATGGGGACGACTTGAACGAGGACAGAGAAGACGCAGACGCCTCAGAATcagtgaagaaaaagagaagaaagaagaagaggaaaaagaccGCCGCACCAG CAGGGACAAATGAGGCTGAGGGGGATGGAGAAGCCGGAGGTGTTGGTGATGTGACAAAACAGTTGGAGCAGCAGACGCTggaggacaaagagagggaggaggatggagaagaaG ATGGAGATGAGGGAGAGAACTCAgctggaaaaaagaagaagaagaagaaaaagaagaaaggat TGAAGGGACAGACTGACCCTCCCTCAGTCCCTATTTGCGAGCTCTATCCCAGCGGAGACTTTCCAAAGGGAGAGGAGTGTGAATATCCACCATCGAAAGACGG TGCAGCGTGGCGGACCACCAGCGAGGAGAAGCGGGCGCTGGACAGGGCCAACGAGGAGATGTGGAGTGATTTCAGGCAGGCGGCCGAGGCCCATCGGCAGGTCCGCTCGTATGTCAGGAGCTGGATCAAACCGGGGATGACCATGATTGACATCTG TGAAAGGCTGGAGGACTGCTCCAGGAGGCTCATCAAAGAAAATGGGCTAAAGGCTGGCCTGGCCTTTCCAACTGGCTGCTCAATCAACCACTGTGCTGCCCACTACACTCCAAACGCAGGAGACCCCACCGTGCTGCGCTACGACGACATCTGCAAAATTGACTTTGGAACGCACATCAACG GTCGAATAATAGACTGTGCCTTCACCGTCACTTTCAATCCAAAGTTTGACAGGCTGCTGGAGGCTGTGAAAGATGCAACTAACACTGGCATTAAG TTTGCAGGGATTGATGTGCGCCTGTGCGATGTTGGTGAGACCATTCAGGAGGTCATGGAGTCTTACGAAGTGGAGATAGATGGGAAAACATATCAAG TGAAGCCAATCAGGAACCTCAATGGCCACTCTATCGGACAGTACAGGATACACTCAGGGAAGACAGTCCCTATTGTGAAAGGCGGAGAGGCCACGAGGATGGAG GAAGGTGAAGCTTACGCCATTGAGACATTTGGCAGCACAGGAAGAGGTGCAGTCCACGATGACATGGAGTGCTCACATTACATGAAAAACTTCAACGTTGGACACGTACCAATAAG acttCCAAGGGCTAAACATCTGCTGAATGTGATCAATGAGAACTTTGGGACCTTGGCCTTCTGCCGCCGCTGGCTGGACCGCCTGGGCGAGAGCAAGTACCTGATGGCGTTGAAGAATCTGTGTGACCTCGGCATCATAGACCCGTACCCGCCTCTCTGTGACATCAAGGGCAGCTACACCGCCCAGTACGAGCACACCATCCTACTCAGGCCCACCTACAAGGAGGTAGTGAGCCGGGGAGACGACTACTGA